Proteins found in one Thermodesulfobacteriota bacterium genomic segment:
- the thiC gene encoding phosphomethylpyrimidine synthase ThiC, protein MSMTLREAAVQGKITPAMKRCAQEEGVAAAEICKGIASGCVAIPANKNRKLKRFVGIGQGLKTKINANIGTSKDHVDIEYELKKLKVALSMGADAVMDLSTGGPIEEIRRVILEHCPVPLGTVPIYQAAVETVEKRKKSIVDMRVKDILQTIERQAGEGVDFMTVHCGITRESAARLKKAGRILGVVSRGGAFTLEWMEYNQKENPLYERFDELLAIARAYDVTLSLGDGLRPGCLADATDPGQIQELVILGELTRRAWDAGVQVIIEGPGHMPMDQIAANVLLQKKLCSGAPFYVLGPLVTDIAPGYDHITSAIGGAVAAAAGADFLCYVTPAEHLKLPSLEDVKEGVVASRIAAHAADIVKKVPGALEADESMARSRSALDWQGQISLSIDPEKAKAYREEGGAYHGPTCTMCGEYCAIKVYKRALKGKK, encoded by the coding sequence ATGTCTATGACTCTCAGAGAAGCGGCGGTCCAGGGGAAGATTACCCCGGCCATGAAAAGGTGCGCCCAGGAGGAAGGCGTTGCTGCTGCGGAAATTTGCAAAGGCATCGCCTCCGGCTGTGTGGCCATACCGGCCAACAAGAATCGCAAGTTGAAGCGATTTGTGGGCATTGGCCAGGGACTTAAGACCAAGATCAATGCCAATATCGGCACTTCTAAAGACCACGTGGATATCGAATATGAATTGAAGAAACTAAAGGTGGCCCTTTCCATGGGGGCCGATGCGGTGATGGATCTGAGCACCGGCGGCCCGATAGAGGAAATCCGGCGGGTGATACTGGAACACTGTCCGGTGCCGCTGGGCACTGTGCCCATCTATCAGGCAGCGGTGGAAACGGTGGAGAAGAGGAAGAAATCCATCGTGGACATGCGGGTGAAGGACATCTTGCAGACGATCGAGCGGCAGGCCGGGGAAGGCGTGGATTTTATGACCGTGCACTGCGGGATTACGCGGGAATCTGCGGCGCGGCTGAAAAAGGCCGGGCGCATCCTGGGTGTAGTGAGCCGGGGTGGGGCGTTTACCCTGGAATGGATGGAGTATAATCAGAAAGAGAATCCGCTTTATGAGCGCTTTGATGAACTTCTGGCCATCGCCAGGGCCTATGATGTAACCCTTAGCCTAGGTGACGGACTGCGACCCGGATGTCTGGCCGACGCTACCGATCCCGGTCAGATACAGGAGCTGGTGATACTGGGAGAATTGACCCGAAGGGCCTGGGATGCCGGCGTCCAGGTTATCATCGAAGGCCCCGGCCACATGCCCATGGACCAGATTGCCGCAAACGTCCTCCTGCAAAAGAAGTTGTGTTCCGGCGCCCCGTTTTATGTCTTGGGGCCTCTGGTTACCGACATTGCCCCCGGCTATGACCATATCACCAGCGCCATCGGAGGCGCCGTTGCGGCGGCGGCCGGGGCCGATTTTCTGTGTTATGTCACGCCTGCCGAGCATCTCAAGCTTCCCTCTCTGGAGGATGTTAAAGAAGGTGTGGTGGCCTCGCGGATTGCCGCCCATGCCGCTGATATTGTCAAGAAGGTCCCGGGGGCGCTGGAGGCTGACGAAAGCATGGCCCGGAGTCGGAGCGCCCTTGATTGGCAAGGGCAGATAAGCCTTTCTATTGATCCGGAGAAAGCCAAGGCCTACCGCGAGGAAGGCGGGGCCTATCACGGCCCGACCTGTACCATGTGCGGCGAGTACTGCGCCATTAAGGTCTATAAGCGAGCCCTCAAGGGAAAAAAATGA
- a CDS encoding GHMP kinase, which yields MKITATAPMRVDLAGGTLDIYPLYVFEGGAYTVNAAIGIRSRVVLETRNDHKIIIYSKDLDMEISVPNVDKLRPEGPLDLITRAVKYYRPDAGLTVTTENNIPKGSGLGASSTLLMALSHALIRLSGQRPDKEEVIDIGANIEAQSIKVPTGKQDYYPASYGGINAIWFGIDGVKRSSIDVPKGFTHGLEERTVLSFVGAPRFSGATNWNMMKAYIDNQGQTVANLRRIKQTALKMKQALEQGSFPALAQLLREEWQDRKNLAPGVTNPQINDIMAAIEKEGALASKLCGAGGGGCMVTLTRKGAKARVERYLQKAGIPVLPFKIERRGVIVSGTAKTHKSD from the coding sequence ATGAAGATTACTGCAACTGCGCCTATGCGGGTCGATCTGGCCGGCGGCACCCTGGACATATACCCGCTCTATGTCTTTGAAGGCGGCGCCTACACTGTAAATGCGGCCATCGGCATCCGGAGCCGCGTGGTACTGGAAACGCGTAATGATCACAAAATCATCATATATTCTAAAGACCTGGATATGGAAATCTCTGTGCCGAATGTGGACAAACTGAGGCCCGAAGGGCCATTAGACCTCATAACCCGCGCCGTAAAATATTACCGGCCCGATGCCGGGCTGACTGTTACCACAGAAAATAACATACCCAAAGGATCGGGTCTGGGGGCCTCCTCCACCCTCCTTATGGCCTTAAGCCATGCCCTCATCCGTCTCTCCGGCCAAAGGCCGGATAAAGAGGAAGTGATCGACATTGGAGCAAACATCGAGGCCCAATCCATAAAGGTCCCCACCGGCAAACAGGATTACTACCCGGCCTCTTACGGCGGGATAAACGCCATCTGGTTCGGCATTGACGGCGTAAAGCGCTCGTCCATAGATGTCCCAAAAGGTTTCACCCATGGATTGGAAGAACGCACGGTCCTTAGTTTCGTAGGTGCGCCGAGATTTTCCGGCGCCACGAATTGGAATATGATGAAGGCCTATATTGACAACCAGGGCCAGACCGTAGCCAACCTGCGCCGTATAAAGCAAACCGCCCTGAAGATGAAACAGGCATTGGAACAGGGAAGTTTCCCTGCCTTGGCGCAGCTCCTGCGTGAAGAATGGCAAGACCGTAAAAACCTGGCGCCGGGCGTGACCAATCCGCAGATAAACGACATTATGGCTGCTATTGAGAAAGAAGGGGCCCTGGCCAGCAAGCTCTGCGGGGCAGGCGGAGGCGGGTGTATGGTTACCCTTACCCGAAAGGGAGCGAAAGCCAGGGTAGAACGTTATTTACAAAAGGCGGGCATACCGGTGCTGCCGTTTAAGATAGAAAGGCGTGGGGTAATTGTCTCCGGGACCGCCAAAACGCATAAATCAGATTAA
- a CDS encoding peptidoglycan DD-metalloendopeptidase family protein, whose product MKAITFITIPLFVFCALTPALARDNLKTKYEQERRNVDNIHTQIQERKKEASRLTEKEQEILSALGRLEDSIDRQNARMEDLTWKLNQKRGYLAQAEQRLKETEEEARHLKEQARHRVVSYYKFGPVGLMNMVFSSDSFPDLLARQEALRFMLRKDGEAIFTYQASLNELSQIRQEILTSNQALQQMKEKVQNEALHLEKLRQERANLLAAVCRKKKACLQDITELQESAERLNATIRALQRKMEEGVRQKPDTQLQRGFAAQKGKLDPPVKGKVIGLFGRVRRSKSGATIVRNGIDIQAPAGTEIHSIYTGRVIYVGNLRGYGNITILDHGDKYYSLYAHASEFFKEVGGLVKKGETIGLVGAVGYLLGECLYFEIRNGGKPENPLSWIDARRLVFD is encoded by the coding sequence ATGAAAGCGATAACCTTTATAACCATACCTCTCTTTGTTTTCTGTGCGCTAACTCCGGCCTTAGCCAGGGATAACCTGAAAACTAAATATGAACAGGAACGCCGGAACGTCGATAATATCCATACACAGATACAGGAGAGAAAAAAGGAGGCCTCCCGCCTTACAGAAAAGGAACAGGAGATTCTGTCTGCTCTGGGAAGACTTGAAGACTCTATAGACCGTCAAAATGCCCGCATGGAAGATTTGACCTGGAAGCTTAACCAGAAAAGGGGGTATCTCGCGCAGGCGGAACAGCGCCTTAAGGAAACTGAAGAGGAGGCCCGCCATCTCAAAGAACAGGCCAGACACAGGGTAGTCTCTTATTATAAATTCGGCCCGGTAGGCCTTATGAATATGGTGTTTAGTTCAGACTCCTTCCCGGATCTCCTGGCCCGTCAGGAAGCCCTCAGATTTATGTTACGCAAAGATGGAGAGGCCATCTTCACATATCAGGCAAGTCTTAATGAGCTGTCTCAGATAAGGCAAGAAATACTGACTTCTAACCAGGCATTACAACAAATGAAAGAAAAAGTACAAAATGAAGCCCTCCATCTTGAAAAATTGCGTCAGGAAAGGGCTAATCTATTGGCCGCGGTCTGCCGGAAGAAAAAAGCGTGTCTCCAGGATATCACAGAGTTGCAAGAATCCGCAGAAAGACTCAACGCCACTATCCGGGCGCTACAGCGTAAGATGGAAGAAGGGGTCCGGCAAAAGCCTGATACACAACTACAGCGGGGATTTGCTGCCCAAAAGGGCAAGCTTGACCCGCCGGTAAAGGGCAAGGTAATCGGATTATTTGGCCGGGTAAGACGCAGCAAGTCCGGGGCTACTATCGTCCGCAATGGAATCGATATCCAGGCCCCTGCCGGCACGGAAATACATTCCATTTACACCGGACGGGTCATTTATGTTGGCAACTTAAGAGGATATGGTAATATAACAATTTTAGATCATGGGGACAAATACTACAGCCTTTATGCGCATGCCTCTGAATTCTTTAAAGAGGTCGGGGGCCTGGTAAAAAAAGGCGAAACCATCGGGTTGGTTGGCGCCGTAGGATATTTACTTGGAGAATGCTTATATTTCGAGATAAGAAACGGTGGGAAACCGGAAAATCCATTGTCGTGGATAGATGCAAGAAGGCTTGTTTTTGACTAA
- a CDS encoding VOC family protein: protein MIKFNGINHLAMVTGDMDKTIRFWRDLLGMRLVAGLGRPGYRHYFFQISGNDLIAFFEWPGVKPIEEKDHGRPVTGPVVFDHISFGVETGEDLWEIKDRLTAADIWVTEVIDHGFFHSIYAFDPNGIPIEFSHNVEGIDIRKNPVMADSAPSAVTREGAEPQPDKWPQAESPTPLADRRVYPGYGSELWHTKNSLESMG from the coding sequence ATGATAAAATTCAATGGGATTAATCACCTGGCGATGGTCACCGGAGACATGGATAAGACTATCCGCTTCTGGAGAGATTTACTGGGCATGAGATTGGTGGCCGGGCTGGGGCGACCCGGCTACAGGCATTACTTTTTCCAGATCTCAGGAAACGATCTGATCGCATTTTTTGAGTGGCCCGGGGTTAAGCCTATTGAGGAAAAAGATCACGGCCGGCCGGTCACCGGCCCCGTCGTCTTTGACCATATCTCCTTTGGCGTAGAAACCGGGGAAGACCTCTGGGAAATAAAAGATAGACTTACTGCAGCCGATATCTGGGTGACGGAGGTAATCGACCACGGCTTTTTCCACTCGATCTACGCCTTTGACCCCAACGGCATCCCCATTGAGTTCAGCCATAACGTAGAGGGTATAGATATTCGGAAGAATCCGGTGATGGCAGATTCCGCTCCCTCTGCTGTAACCCGGGAAGGCGCAGAGCCCCAACCTGATAAATGGCCACAGGCAGAAAGTCCGACTCCTCTGGCAGATCGCAGGGTCTATCCCGGCTATGGGAGCGAGCTATGGCATACAAAGAACAGCCTTGAAAGCATGGGCTAA
- a CDS encoding S41 family peptidase, with the protein MSIKLSRKKIWMGVSFVLIVALFTCLYNGLMASAATREAYEKLKLFSDVLDIVEKNYVEEVKTEDLIYGSIKGMLETLDPHSSFMTPDDFKELQVETKGVFSGIGIEITLKDGVLTVVSPIEGTPAYKAGLKAGDRILKIDGKTTKNMSLTEAVKKLRGPRGTKVTISILREGWAEVKDFALVRDVIPIHSVKHKTLEEGYGYVRIINFQDKTSQDLKSALDDLEQQNKPLKGLILDLRNNPGGLLDQAVKVADEFIEEGIVVYTDGRIKSQNVRFTAHEGEKPHPYPIIVLVNEGSASASEIVAGALQDHKKAIILGAQTFGKGSVQTVIPLDDGSGLRLTTARYYTPGGRSIQAKGITPDIIVASQFNLHGEEMKKIKILREKDLDHHIKNDREEAGPETQPDIGEEVEKPDTDKDKKDDKAAGATLEEDIQLNRALQILKSWEIFSKVKVK; encoded by the coding sequence ATGTCAATCAAGCTATCGCGAAAAAAAATCTGGATGGGGGTAAGCTTCGTCCTTATTGTTGCGCTTTTTACCTGTTTATACAATGGGTTAATGGCCTCAGCCGCTACCAGGGAAGCCTACGAAAAACTTAAATTGTTTTCCGATGTACTGGATATCGTCGAAAAAAATTATGTAGAAGAGGTCAAGACAGAAGACCTGATCTATGGATCCATCAAAGGCATGCTGGAGACCCTCGATCCCCACTCCTCCTTCATGACCCCCGATGACTTTAAGGAATTGCAGGTAGAAACCAAAGGGGTTTTTAGTGGAATTGGGATCGAGATAACATTAAAAGATGGCGTACTGACTGTTGTATCTCCCATTGAAGGGACGCCTGCATACAAGGCAGGGTTAAAGGCCGGGGATCGCATCCTGAAAATCGATGGGAAAACGACTAAAAATATGTCTCTGACAGAGGCGGTTAAAAAACTGCGCGGGCCCAGGGGGACAAAAGTAACCATATCTATTCTCAGGGAAGGATGGGCAGAGGTTAAAGATTTTGCGCTCGTTCGTGACGTAATACCCATCCACAGCGTCAAGCATAAGACCCTGGAAGAAGGTTATGGTTACGTGCGCATTATTAATTTCCAGGACAAAACCAGCCAGGACCTGAAGTCCGCCCTGGATGACCTTGAGCAACAAAATAAGCCTCTTAAGGGATTGATCCTGGACTTAAGAAACAATCCGGGCGGGCTCCTTGATCAGGCGGTAAAGGTGGCCGATGAATTTATAGAGGAAGGGATTGTTGTCTATACCGACGGCCGGATTAAGAGTCAAAATGTACGGTTTACCGCCCATGAAGGAGAAAAACCCCATCCTTATCCTATAATCGTTCTCGTCAATGAAGGCAGCGCCAGCGCCTCGGAAATTGTAGCCGGAGCGCTTCAAGATCATAAAAAGGCTATTATATTAGGGGCACAGACCTTTGGCAAGGGCTCAGTACAGACCGTTATCCCGTTGGATGACGGCTCCGGCCTCCGCCTGACCACAGCCCGCTATTACACCCCAGGCGGCCGCTCCATTCAGGCCAAGGGCATCACCCCGGATATAATAGTGGCCAGCCAATTTAATCTACACGGCGAGGAAATGAAAAAAATAAAAATACTGCGTGAGAAGGACTTAGATCACCATATAAAGAATGACCGGGAAGAGGCAGGGCCTGAAACACAGCCGGATATCGGGGAAGAGGTAGAAAAGCCGGATACGGATAAGGACAAAAAAGATGACAAAGCTGCCGGGGCAACTTTAGAAGAAGATATACAACTCAACCGGGCATTACAAATCCTCAAGAGCTGGGAGATATTCTCTAAGGTAAAAGTGAAATAA
- the thiD gene encoding bifunctional hydroxymethylpyrimidine kinase/phosphomethylpyrimidine kinase, with amino-acid sequence MKHTSASGGQRTMKVIPPLLKGGWGDFKATKIITVAGSDPGGGAGIQADLKTIAVLGGYGLSVITALTAQNTRGVQAVHPVPPAFVAAQMKSILSDIGADAVKTGMLTNAGIISAVAARLKSCRIRKIVVDPVLLAGGGEALMEPAALPAFKAELLPLAYVVTPNLAEAEVLSGLKVKRVADMEKAARAIAGLGPVNVLIKGGHLADEPVDVLFDGEGIYHFRAERVPGENKHGTGCTFSAALATFLAQGYELVDAVARAKSFVTLAIRSSFPIGRGAWPANPYACVDREISRYQIITALEKAVATLKGRPVRHLIPEVQSNLGYALPFAEDESDVAAIPGRIIGIGDSVDTVAAPGFGASHHMARIILAVMRHDPAYRSAMNIRFGEDIIKKCRQLKWHVASFDRQKEPPDVKYKEGASLRWGIDIALEDAKKIPDIIYDCGDVGKEPMIRILGRDPEEVVSKVLMLI; translated from the coding sequence ATGAAACACACATCCGCCTCCGGCGGACAACGGACGATGAAAGTAATCCCCCCTTTACTAAAGGGGGGTTGGGGGGATTTTAAGGCGACAAAAATTATTACGGTAGCCGGATCCGATCCCGGCGGCGGCGCGGGCATCCAGGCCGATCTGAAGACGATCGCCGTCCTTGGCGGATATGGCTTAAGTGTTATCACCGCCCTGACCGCCCAGAATACGCGAGGGGTACAGGCAGTCCATCCTGTGCCTCCGGCCTTTGTGGCCGCGCAGATGAAGTCTATCCTCTCCGATATCGGCGCAGATGCCGTAAAGACCGGAATGCTGACGAATGCCGGGATTATCTCGGCGGTTGCCGCCCGGCTCAAATCCTGCCGAATAAGAAAAATTGTCGTGGATCCGGTACTCCTGGCCGGGGGCGGTGAGGCGCTGATGGAACCTGCGGCGCTCCCGGCCTTCAAGGCAGAGCTACTCCCACTGGCCTATGTGGTTACGCCTAATCTGGCTGAGGCCGAGGTCTTGAGCGGGCTAAAGGTGAAGAGAGTCGCTGACATGGAGAAGGCCGCTCGTGCCATAGCCGGATTGGGTCCGGTCAATGTCCTCATTAAGGGCGGGCACCTTGCAGACGAGCCGGTCGATGTCCTTTTTGACGGTGAAGGCATTTATCACTTCCGGGCGGAAAGAGTCCCGGGCGAAAATAAACACGGCACCGGCTGCACGTTTTCCGCGGCCCTGGCTACGTTTCTGGCCCAAGGTTATGAATTGGTCGATGCTGTAGCCAGGGCCAAGTCCTTTGTCACCCTGGCCATAAGGTCTTCTTTCCCGATCGGCAGGGGCGCTTGGCCGGCCAATCCTTATGCATGCGTGGATAGAGAGATATCCCGGTATCAGATCATCACCGCCCTGGAGAAGGCGGTGGCAACGCTTAAAGGCCGGCCTGTTCGACATCTCATACCCGAAGTCCAGTCCAACCTCGGCTATGCCCTGCCTTTTGCTGAGGATGAAAGCGACGTTGCCGCTATACCGGGCCGGATTATCGGGATCGGGGATTCTGTGGATACGGTAGCCGCTCCGGGGTTCGGGGCTTCCCATCACATGGCCCGTATCATCCTGGCCGTCATGCGCCATGACCCTGCCTATCGTTCCGCCATGAATATTCGTTTCGGGGAAGACATCATAAAGAAATGCCGTCAATTGAAGTGGCATGTGGCCTCCTTTGACCGGCAGAAAGAGCCCCCCGATGTTAAGTATAAGGAAGGGGCTTCCCTGAGATGGGGAATAGATATAGCCCTGGAGGATGCCAAGAAGATACCGGATATAATTTACGACTGCGGGGATGTGGGTAAAGAGCCTATGATCCGCATCCTGGGCCGCGATCCGGAAGAAGTGGTCAGCAAGGTGCTGATGTTAATCTGA
- a CDS encoding class I SAM-dependent methyltransferase, producing MTNRKFDPSHMTALDSERRKEMLPVEKIIEAVDLPEGANIADIGCGTGYLTIPLARKAPQGQVFAVDIEPGMLSVLAERAKGLDNITIVHSTENDIPVADNILDISFLLAVLHELHNPEDFLKEIRRMSRLEHYVAVVDWNEKKTDMGPPMHIRIPKDTAISLFRAHGYELAKEFAPSEYFYGLLFQRKK from the coding sequence GTGACTAATAGAAAATTTGATCCCTCTCACATGACAGCGCTGGATAGTGAGAGAAGAAAAGAGATGCTTCCGGTGGAGAAGATTATAGAGGCGGTTGATCTGCCGGAGGGGGCAAACATTGCAGATATCGGCTGCGGCACCGGGTATCTGACTATACCACTGGCCCGGAAGGCGCCGCAGGGCCAGGTTTTTGCGGTGGATATTGAACCCGGAATGCTTTCCGTCCTTGCGGAACGGGCTAAGGGGCTGGACAACATTACTATTGTGCATTCGACTGAAAATGATATCCCTGTTGCAGACAACATACTGGACATCTCCTTTCTCTTAGCCGTACTTCATGAACTCCATAACCCGGAAGATTTTTTAAAGGAAATAAGGCGCATGTCAAGGCTTGAACACTATGTTGCCGTGGTTGACTGGAACGAAAAAAAGACAGATATGGGGCCGCCCATGCATATCCGGATCCCGAAAGATACGGCCATTAGCCTTTTCAGGGCGCACGGCTATGAACTCGCCAAAGAATTTGCCCCCAGCGAATATTTTTACGGGCTGTTATTCCAACGTAAAAAGTAA
- a CDS encoding cytoplasmic protein has translation MNSDPRSPMQGSSFDQFEATALYCPKCKEAVPVRKRLLLVLPEGDKYEYLCAYCGASVGDKIDKTAGRNILLA, from the coding sequence GTGAACTCTGATCCGCGTTCTCCGATGCAAGGTAGCAGTTTCGACCAGTTTGAGGCTACAGCGCTTTATTGTCCTAAATGCAAAGAGGCTGTCCCCGTGCGGAAGCGGCTCCTCCTGGTTCTGCCTGAAGGGGATAAGTATGAATATCTGTGCGCTTATTGCGGCGCCTCGGTGGGAGATAAAATAGACAAGACGGCCGGGCGAAATATCCTTCTGGCCTGA
- a CDS encoding divergent polysaccharide deacetylase family protein — protein sequence MASRSGNRRKRPSGKALKKGTSSGGLFRLLGILFILAVAAGIVYLIKTEEPEQSPDRKDIGRPGIIFEEPAPPEKIKVAGRARPLSTPSLPQVAIVIDDLGYNPRIDAAFIKLNAPISFSFLPFGPHTKETATLAHNCGKDVLLHLPMEAASSPESKVGPGALFLNMDGDAIAAQIQADMEVVPYVKGINNHMGSKFTADAGKMEIVLREIQKKGLFYLDSRTTPLTRGLSVARSMGVRSAERDVFLDNEQEPNAVRAQIARLISEARTHGSAIGIGHPHPVTYQVLKEELTALKKQVKIVPVSELAQ from the coding sequence TTGGCTTCACGTTCCGGTAACAGAAGAAAACGGCCTTCGGGTAAGGCCCTGAAAAAGGGGACTTCGTCCGGGGGCCTTTTCCGTTTACTGGGCATCCTTTTCATCCTGGCGGTCGCAGCAGGAATTGTATATTTAATTAAGACTGAAGAGCCTGAACAGTCTCCTGATAGAAAAGACATAGGAAGGCCGGGTATCATTTTTGAAGAGCCTGCCCCGCCGGAAAAAATCAAAGTAGCAGGCCGTGCCAGGCCGCTTTCCACGCCCTCGCTTCCACAGGTGGCCATCGTCATAGACGACCTGGGATATAATCCCCGTATAGACGCTGCTTTTATAAAACTGAATGCGCCTATTTCTTTTTCATTTTTGCCCTTCGGCCCGCACACCAAAGAAACAGCTACGCTTGCCCATAACTGCGGAAAAGACGTCCTGCTTCACCTCCCTATGGAGGCCGCTTCGTCTCCGGAATCCAAGGTGGGCCCGGGGGCGCTTTTTTTGAACATGGATGGCGACGCCATAGCTGCGCAGATACAGGCTGATATGGAGGTCGTTCCTTATGTAAAGGGAATCAACAACCACATGGGTTCAAAGTTTACAGCAGATGCAGGCAAGATGGAGATTGTCCTTAGAGAAATACAGAAAAAGGGCCTATTTTATCTGGACAGCCGGACTACACCCCTCACCAGAGGTCTGTCCGTGGCCCGGTCAATGGGCGTCAGGAGCGCGGAACGGGATGTATTTCTGGATAACGAGCAGGAGCCGAATGCTGTGCGTGCACAGATCGCCCGCCTCATCTCTGAGGCCCGCACGCATGGATCAGCCATCGGCATCGGGCATCCGCATCCGGTGACCTATCAGGTCTTAAAAGAGGAGCTGACGGCCCTAAAAAAACAGGTGAAAATTGTCCCGGTCTCCGAGCTGGCACAATAG
- a CDS encoding cytochrome c3 family protein, translating into MKHIVVWVFILIFLSGNRLYAGPYTSSAHGDSAYGVSRRSVSQYAGGHCAHCHEQHASIDGDEPEPADGEPSKWCLFANNFNTSAISNPYWQRDNLCFFCHYSGAGSLQNQAFNNYSYSYTFGGAVGLTSPDNIFDAFYSPSYHNLKDINDFITGVRGSHINFADFPADSNPCSGCHNVHIARRNKTYPGNPSYTAISRPSQHTGLWGDDDPAERMSSYGANYQPPKYYNKTGGELEPDGISNDRTIQAGKTPDYITLCTDCHNATNTIESTTLGRAVRKIDWSSSGNVHGQRSRDGDHSMDGEIIVKPPYDITVSSNYVLSCTDCHEPHGSPNYGYLIRGEVNGGITDVSANTNSDWNTLCNKCHTHSHSMKPCIDCHYHGAEHMHGRPIF; encoded by the coding sequence ATGAAGCATATAGTTGTCTGGGTCTTTATTTTAATATTTTTATCCGGTAACCGCCTTTATGCCGGACCTTATACCAGTTCGGCGCACGGCGATAGCGCCTATGGTGTGAGCAGGAGGAGCGTATCCCAATACGCCGGGGGACATTGCGCGCATTGCCATGAGCAACACGCCAGTATAGACGGGGACGAGCCGGAACCGGCGGATGGTGAACCTTCTAAATGGTGTCTGTTTGCCAATAACTTCAATACGAGCGCCATTTCAAACCCGTACTGGCAGAGGGATAATCTCTGCTTCTTTTGCCATTATTCAGGGGCCGGTTCTTTGCAGAATCAGGCCTTTAATAATTACAGTTACAGCTATACCTTTGGCGGGGCAGTAGGCCTCACAAGCCCTGACAATATCTTCGACGCATTCTATAGCCCTTCTTATCATAATCTGAAGGATATAAATGACTTCATCACCGGCGTCCGCGGCAGCCATATAAATTTCGCCGATTTTCCTGCCGACAGTAACCCATGCTCCGGTTGCCATAATGTCCATATCGCCAGGAGAAACAAAACGTATCCGGGGAATCCTTCATATACAGCCATCTCCCGCCCTTCGCAGCATACCGGTCTCTGGGGTGATGATGATCCTGCCGAGCGCATGAGTTCTTATGGCGCAAATTACCAACCTCCAAAATATTACAATAAAACAGGGGGTGAGTTAGAGCCCGACGGGATCAGTAATGACCGGACGATACAGGCAGGAAAAACCCCTGATTACATAACACTCTGTACCGATTGCCACAACGCCACTAATACAATCGAGAGCACCACCTTAGGAAGAGCGGTGAGAAAGATTGATTGGAGTTCGTCAGGTAATGTGCACGGTCAGCGAAGTAGAGATGGTGACCACTCTATGGACGGAGAGATAATAGTGAAACCGCCTTACGATATAACCGTAAGCTCGAATTATGTCCTATCCTGCACGGACTGCCATGAGCCGCACGGCTCGCCTAATTATGGCTATCTTATACGGGGGGAGGTTAATGGCGGCATTACCGATGTAAGCGCCAACACTAATAGTGATTGGAACACCCTTTGCAATAAGTGCCACACTCATTCACATTCAATGAAACCCTGTATTGACTGTCACTATCATGGCGCTGAACATATGCATGGCAGGCCAATATTTTGA